Proteins encoded by one window of Candidatus Poribacteria bacterium:
- a CDS encoding zinc-binding dehydrogenase, whose translation MKTGKVAIFTQPQTPMEFREYPIPSVTPDDMLVRIRMANICGSDLHFWRGHGPKIESGIPQVLGHEMIGTIEAMGRNITTDSTGQPLTEGDRIAYSYFKPCQHCWMCLNGKPGCPNRYRDWLGVSSEQPPHFHGAYGEYYYMKPGHWVFKVPDALSDALVSPINCALSEVIYGLNQIGITLGDTVVIQGAGGLGLYATAVAREMGAGKIIVLDRLPARLVLAQEFGADETLNVDEIDMKSRVEYVLDQTGGIGADLVAEFVGSPRVLAEGVEMLRWGGRYLWIGNINLGFPTEIDPGNIVRCSKAIRGVIVYEPWVIPRALDFLMRTRDRYPFHKIISDTFQFSDINEAFSYADTGSAIRIGLEFRK comes from the coding sequence ATGAAAACCGGAAAAGTCGCTATCTTCACACAACCGCAAACACCTATGGAATTTCGGGAATACCCGATTCCATCCGTTACACCTGACGATATGCTTGTGCGAATCCGTATGGCAAATATCTGCGGCTCCGATCTACATTTCTGGCGTGGACACGGACCCAAAATTGAGAGCGGCATCCCCCAAGTATTAGGGCACGAGATGATCGGGACAATTGAGGCGATGGGACGTAACATCACAACAGATAGCACGGGGCAACCGCTTACTGAAGGCGATCGGATTGCCTACTCCTATTTCAAGCCGTGTCAACACTGCTGGATGTGCCTCAACGGGAAACCCGGATGTCCGAACCGCTACAGAGATTGGCTCGGTGTCTCCAGCGAGCAGCCACCACACTTCCACGGTGCCTACGGCGAATACTACTACATGAAACCGGGACACTGGGTGTTCAAGGTCCCCGACGCGCTCTCAGACGCGCTGGTGTCCCCCATCAACTGCGCCTTGTCCGAAGTCATCTACGGACTGAACCAGATCGGCATCACGCTCGGTGACACCGTCGTTATCCAAGGTGCAGGCGGCCTCGGGCTCTACGCGACTGCAGTCGCACGCGAGATGGGTGCCGGTAAGATTATTGTACTGGATCGGTTGCCTGCACGACTTGTTCTGGCGCAGGAGTTCGGGGCAGATGAGACGCTCAACGTTGACGAAATTGACATGAAATCGCGGGTCGAATACGTCCTCGACCAAACAGGCGGCATCGGTGCGGACCTCGTCGCGGAGTTCGTCGGCTCACCACGCGTTCTCGCTGAAGGTGTAGAGATGCTCCGTTGGGGCGGGCGCTATCTCTGGATCGGAAACATCAACCTCGGATTCCCCACAGAGATTGACCCGGGTAACATCGTCCGGTGTAGTAAAGCCATTCGCGGCGTGATTGTCTATGAACCATGGGTCATTCCACGCGCACTCGATTTCCTAATGCGCACACGCGACAGGTACCCGTTCCACAAAATCATCTCCGATACCTTTCAGTTCAGCGACATCAACGAAGCGTTCTCTTACGCAGACACAGGTTCAGCCATCCGAATCGGATTGGAATTCAGAAAATAA
- a CDS encoding threonine synthase, translating into MQYECTKCSKTYNVSPLRYRCDCGNALNLTTDSNICPNPQVPAAMSLWRYREALPIDVDTDVVTLGEGMTPLVPIDVDTPEHFVKLDYLCPTGSYKDRGASVLLTHLKALGVEEIVEDSSGNAGAAIAAYSARAGIQCTIYCPESTSQGKLKQIAAYGAELKLVPGNRMATTEAVKLAAETTCYASHNWHPFFLEGTKTLAYEIVEQLGWRAPTHVISPVGFGSIYLGLFIGFSELQAQGLIVNMPRLLGVQPDVCCPIYNAYANKTAAITRMAQTGKTLAEGTTAERPIREQMILDAIATTNGAFTIVDNTDIKAGLEILSAKGIYVEPTSAVVVKGYQKFQETGIINTGDLVVSILTGIGLKASGVP; encoded by the coding sequence ATGCAATACGAATGCACCAAATGTAGCAAAACTTATAATGTCTCGCCGTTACGCTACCGATGTGATTGTGGAAATGCCCTCAACTTAACCACAGATTCAAATATCTGTCCCAACCCACAGGTCCCGGCAGCGATGTCACTCTGGCGGTATCGCGAGGCACTGCCGATTGATGTGGATACAGATGTTGTTACGCTCGGTGAAGGCATGACCCCGCTTGTCCCGATTGATGTGGATACGCCGGAACACTTCGTAAAATTGGACTATCTCTGTCCAACTGGTTCCTATAAGGATAGGGGGGCATCCGTCCTCCTGACGCACCTCAAGGCACTTGGGGTCGAGGAAATCGTTGAAGATTCATCGGGCAATGCGGGTGCTGCAATAGCCGCTTATAGTGCAAGAGCGGGCATCCAGTGCACCATCTACTGCCCAGAATCTACCTCACAAGGGAAACTCAAACAAATTGCCGCCTACGGTGCCGAGTTAAAACTGGTTCCGGGAAACCGCATGGCGACAACGGAAGCAGTGAAACTCGCAGCCGAGACCACCTGTTACGCCTCGCACAATTGGCACCCGTTCTTCTTGGAAGGTACTAAAACGCTTGCCTACGAAATTGTGGAGCAGCTTGGGTGGCGCGCACCAACGCATGTTATCTCTCCTGTCGGATTCGGGAGCATCTACTTAGGACTCTTTATCGGTTTCAGTGAACTACAGGCACAAGGACTTATCGTAAACATGCCGCGCCTTCTCGGCGTTCAACCTGATGTCTGTTGCCCGATTTACAATGCCTACGCTAATAAAACAGCAGCTATCACCAGAATGGCACAAACCGGTAAAACGCTCGCCGAAGGAACGACTGCCGAACGCCCCATCCGAGAACAGATGATTTTGGATGCTATCGCTACAACAAACGGTGCCTTTACTATCGTTGATAACACTGACATAAAAGCAGGACTGGAAATTCTCTCTGCCAAAGGCATCTACGTCGAACCGACTTCGGCTGTAGTTGTCAAAGGATATCAAAAGTTTCAGGAAACAGGTATTATAAACACTGGCGATCTGGTAGTGTCAATTCTGACCGGAATCGGCTTAAAAGCGAGCGGTGTTCCGTAA
- a CDS encoding T9SS type A sorting domain-containing protein: MHHYIKIALILSIFLTTCFIAGTVTQVEAETPIADYIFETIEVPGVDFLEVAASNDFGDYAGNTRSPDGEKTLGFTLIDGVFSTYDFPGSQSTYFYALGNNGNAAGHYKDMNGLYHGVILQDGELRQYDFPGAAETHIYGISDETGALSGNIVDAAGVTHAFSGELTITFPGAVNTYGDFVNAAGAVVGSYIDADGMFHGFIRHPDGSFTTIDLPTMPDLAFLFVNTITDLGVIGFRAKAANDILRSYILLPSGILYEVQLPGSVITVVRNVNQDGSIIGYYDAADGRRLGFVGRPTPQLNGAGSGNIFSMHLSAGLNMLSVPLKPTVHMTARSLAVKMGATTVITLDAANQKFLAWTLNAPDDGFPIEGAKGYIVNLPEARDIVFTGTEWTHQTQAAAAPRTTIPSQTWAFVVSGYLEGIQQFNDYLVTVRNHRTNTIMEARVRRNYFAAATADLNYHSVVEVGDTMELIVTDTNGNIASEKFNFTVNDTNLENAVMTVTLDDIGTPKQNRLLQNYPNPFNPETWIPYHLAEAGTVFLSIYDATGKQIRTLPLGYQSAGFYESREHAAYWDGRNAFGEPVASGVYFYQLITPSFQQTRRMLILK; the protein is encoded by the coding sequence ATGCATCATTACATAAAAATCGCACTTATTCTGTCTATATTCCTAACCACTTGCTTCATAGCGGGCACTGTTACACAAGTCGAAGCCGAAACACCGATTGCAGATTACATCTTTGAGACCATCGAAGTCCCCGGTGTCGATTTTCTGGAGGTGGCTGCAAGTAACGACTTCGGAGATTATGCAGGGAACACCCGGAGTCCTGACGGCGAGAAAACCCTCGGCTTCACATTGATAGACGGTGTCTTCAGCACGTATGATTTCCCCGGCTCGCAGAGCACTTATTTCTATGCGCTCGGTAATAACGGGAACGCTGCTGGGCACTACAAAGATATGAATGGACTTTACCACGGTGTTATCCTGCAAGATGGCGAACTGCGCCAATACGATTTCCCCGGTGCAGCCGAAACCCACATCTACGGTATTAGTGACGAAACAGGGGCACTGAGTGGTAACATCGTTGATGCAGCGGGAGTCACCCACGCCTTCTCAGGAGAACTGACAATTACATTCCCTGGTGCAGTTAACACCTATGGGGACTTTGTCAACGCTGCAGGGGCTGTCGTCGGCAGCTACATTGATGCCGATGGAATGTTTCACGGGTTCATACGTCACCCCGACGGCAGTTTTACCACTATTGATCTCCCAACAATGCCCGACCTCGCATTCTTGTTTGTGAACACCATCACTGACCTCGGTGTTATCGGCTTCAGAGCCAAAGCTGCAAATGATATTCTGCGGTCCTATATCCTTCTGCCCAGCGGTATCCTCTATGAAGTGCAGCTCCCAGGCAGTGTTATCACTGTTGTCCGAAATGTTAATCAGGATGGAAGTATTATCGGTTATTATGACGCAGCAGATGGTCGCAGATTGGGATTCGTCGGTAGACCAACCCCACAACTAAACGGAGCGGGTTCCGGCAATATCTTCTCCATGCACCTTTCTGCAGGTTTGAACATGCTGTCTGTGCCCTTGAAACCGACTGTCCATATGACAGCACGCTCGCTTGCAGTCAAGATGGGGGCGACAACAGTCATTACGCTTGATGCCGCAAACCAGAAGTTTTTGGCTTGGACACTAAACGCACCTGACGACGGATTTCCCATCGAAGGTGCCAAAGGGTATATCGTCAATCTACCAGAGGCACGCGATATCGTCTTCACCGGGACAGAATGGACACATCAGACGCAAGCCGCTGCAGCACCGCGTACAACGATACCCTCCCAAACCTGGGCATTCGTTGTTAGCGGATATTTAGAAGGTATCCAACAGTTCAACGATTACCTTGTCACAGTCCGAAATCATCGGACCAACACCATCATGGAAGCCCGAGTGCGCCGTAATTACTTCGCCGCTGCCACTGCCGATCTTAACTACCATAGCGTCGTAGAAGTCGGGGATACGATGGAATTAATTGTCACCGATACGAACGGAAATATCGCCTCAGAAAAATTCAATTTCACGGTGAACGACACCAATCTTGAAAACGCGGTTATGACCGTGACGCTTGACGACATTGGCACACCAAAACAGAACCGTCTGCTTCAGAACTATCCAAACCCGTTTAATCCTGAAACATGGATTCCTTATCATCTTGCGGAAGCCGGTACTGTGTTTTTATCTATCTATGACGCGACAGGCAAACAGATCCGAACTCTTCCACTCGGCTACCAATCGGCAGGTTTCTATGAAAGTCGAGAGCACGCCGCCTATTGGGACGGACGCAACGCGTTCGGTGAACCTGTCGCAAGCGGTGTTTACTTCTACCAACTGATAACGCCTTCTTTCCAGCAAACCAGACGGATGCTGATTCTAAAATAG
- a CDS encoding T9SS type A sorting domain-containing protein yields MYTQIKNSLLFFTFTLFLCFNSFFLMNAAAQGGSPSVSDNYTFETINVPDVDFLAVTASSDFEGYAGYTKSADGEKEIAFTLIDGVLKTYDFPGSQNTYFFALGNNGNAAGHYEDTDGLYHGIILENGQLREYNFPDSVETQIYGISDATGALTGNFIDASGIRRGFSGEIIVEFPGAPETFADFVNASGRMVGSYIDTDGIYHAYVRSLKGKFTSIKLPTVEKLEYYFIHGISDADTIVARSKAVDDVPRTYVGKFGVLQELRFPGSVSTEGYNINQDGSVVGYYDTADGRRHGFIARPIADEAPLVAQPPTHTYTFESIDVPGIDFLAVTASSDFEDYAGYTKSADGEKEVAFTLIDDVFMTYDFPGSQKTHFYALGNNGQAAGHYQDSDGLYHGVILENGELRQYNFPNAVETEIYGISDATGALTGNFTDISGIRRGFTGDEIIEAPGASETFADFVNADGVVVGSYVDPEGAYFPYVRSPDGNFTSITDFPNAEKIEYAFLSSINDAWTFVFRFKLVGSVPGTSVGTPRTGVKPLQVPGSVSTEGWNINQDGSVVGHYDSADGRRHGFIARPVDETESNHFGNFYTVMLSKGLNMLSVPLAPPTPMNAKSLVAMTGATTIIMLDVPNQRFVAWTPEAPNDGFAIEGGQGYIVNVPETRNFAFVGAPWRDETQVPAAPSASQQAWAFVVSGRLAGEPTFDGYQVIVRNLRTNSTVTAAVEGDYFAAATADLSRRSVVQVGDVVELRVIGPGGNAESQTLTFKVTPEHLANAVLSVRFDSIGQPMQNLLLQNYPNPFNPETWIPYQLSEDSAVSVSIYDTTGQLVRTLPLGFQSAGFYNSRERAAYWNGRNALGERVASGIYFYQLTTPSFQQTRRLVIIK; encoded by the coding sequence TTGTATACTCAGATTAAAAATAGTTTGCTGTTTTTCACTTTCACACTGTTCTTATGCTTCAATTCTTTTTTCCTAATGAATGCTGCTGCACAAGGTGGCAGTCCATCCGTCAGTGACAACTATACATTCGAGACGATCAACGTTCCAGATGTAGATTTTTTAGCAGTGACGGCGAGTAGCGACTTTGAGGGGTACGCCGGCTACACAAAAAGTGCGGATGGTGAAAAAGAGATTGCCTTCACACTCATTGATGGTGTTTTGAAGACCTACGATTTCCCCGGTTCGCAGAACACCTATTTCTTTGCGCTCGGTAACAATGGCAACGCTGCCGGACACTACGAGGATACCGATGGGCTTTACCACGGTATCATCTTAGAAAATGGCCAATTGCGGGAATACAACTTCCCGGATTCTGTTGAAACACAGATATACGGTATTTCGGATGCGACGGGCGCACTCACCGGTAATTTTATAGACGCTTCTGGTATTCGACGCGGCTTCTCAGGCGAGATCATCGTTGAGTTCCCTGGCGCACCGGAAACATTCGCTGATTTTGTCAACGCCAGCGGGCGTATGGTGGGCAGCTACATAGATACTGATGGAATATACCATGCTTATGTGCGTTCCTTGAAGGGCAAGTTTACATCTATTAAACTTCCAACTGTAGAAAAACTGGAATACTATTTTATCCACGGTATCAGTGACGCGGACACGATAGTTGCCCGATCCAAAGCTGTCGATGATGTCCCACGCACATATGTGGGCAAATTTGGCGTACTACAGGAACTGCGGTTTCCGGGGAGCGTTAGCACCGAGGGCTACAACATCAATCAGGACGGTTCTGTCGTCGGCTACTATGACACCGCCGATGGACGCAGACACGGCTTTATCGCCAGACCCATAGCGGACGAGGCACCCCTTGTCGCGCAACCGCCCACTCACACTTATACTTTTGAGAGTATTGATGTGCCGGGTATAGATTTCTTAGCGGTGACGGCGAGTTCAGACTTCGAGGATTACGCAGGTTATACAAAAAGTGCTGATGGCGAAAAGGAAGTCGCCTTTACGCTCATTGATGACGTTTTTATGACCTATGATTTCCCCGGTTCACAGAAAACCCATTTCTATGCACTCGGTAATAATGGACAAGCTGCCGGACACTACCAAGATAGCGACGGTCTATATCATGGCGTTATCTTAGAAAACGGCGAACTGCGCCAATACAATTTCCCGAATGCTGTCGAAACGGAGATATACGGTATTTCGGATGCGACGGGGGCACTGACGGGCAATTTTACAGATATTTCCGGCATTCGCCGTGGCTTTACGGGCGACGAAATCATTGAGGCTCCCGGAGCTTCCGAAACATTCGCCGATTTTGTCAACGCAGATGGCGTTGTCGTGGGGAGCTACGTAGATCCTGAAGGTGCCTATTTCCCTTATGTGCGTTCCCCTGATGGTAATTTTACATCCATCACCGACTTTCCAAATGCCGAAAAAATTGAATACGCGTTTCTCAGCAGTATTAACGATGCATGGACTTTCGTTTTCCGATTCAAACTGGTGGGTAGTGTCCCGGGCACATCTGTCGGTACACCCAGGACTGGGGTAAAGCCATTGCAGGTTCCCGGCAGCGTTAGCACGGAGGGTTGGAATATCAATCAAGACGGCTCTGTCGTCGGACATTATGACTCAGCGGACGGACGCAGACACGGGTTCATCGCAAGACCCGTTGATGAGACAGAAAGCAACCACTTTGGCAACTTCTATACCGTCATGCTGTCTAAGGGTTTGAATATGCTTTCCGTGCCATTGGCACCCCCAACACCGATGAACGCCAAATCCCTTGTCGCCATGACCGGTGCGACAACCATCATCATGCTTGATGTGCCAAACCAGCGTTTCGTCGCATGGACACCAGAGGCACCCAATGACGGTTTCGCAATTGAAGGTGGACAAGGCTATATCGTCAATGTCCCAGAAACTCGAAACTTTGCTTTCGTCGGGGCACCTTGGAGAGATGAAACACAAGTTCCAGCAGCACCCTCTGCGTCGCAGCAAGCATGGGCGTTTGTTGTCAGTGGACGCTTGGCGGGTGAACCCACGTTTGACGGTTATCAAGTCATCGTCCGTAACCTGAGAACAAATAGCACGGTAACTGCCGCGGTGGAAGGGGATTACTTCGCCGCTGCAACGGCTGACTTGTCGCGACGGAGCGTTGTCCAAGTTGGAGACGTCGTTGAACTACGCGTCATCGGTCCAGGTGGAAATGCTGAATCACAGACCCTCACCTTCAAAGTGACACCTGAGCACCTTGCGAACGCCGTTTTGTCTGTCAGGTTTGACAGCATTGGTCAACCGATGCAGAATCTTCTGTTGCAGAACTACCCGAATCCGTTTAACCCAGAGACATGGATTCCCTATCAACTTTCCGAAGATAGTGCTGTATCGGTTTCCATTTATGATACAACCGGTCAGTTGGTTCGCACCCTTCCGCTCGGTTTCCAATCCGCAGGCTTCTATAATAGTCGCGAACGTGCTGCGTATTGGAATGGACGCAATGCCCTCGGCGAACGCGTTGCCAGTGGTATCTACTTTTACCAGTTGACAACGCCATCTTTCCAGCAAACACGGCGACTCGTCATTATAAAATAG
- the hemW gene encoding radical SAM family heme chaperone HemW has protein sequence MASSVYIHIPFCATKCYYCAFNTYTFHKEQAKAYLAALRTEMELYAPDTELLQTIFIGGGTPSILSANALSQLLTDIRQHFQITPDAEITVECNPGTVDTEKLRVMQDNGVNRLSFGLQAMQDETLKQLGRIHTVAEFLQSYHLAREGGFENINIDLIFALPDQTMDAWQHTLNEVISLDPDHISAYNLIMEETTPFYEWWQVGELHLPSEDTEADMFQYTIETLTAHGYTHYEICNFARPDHYAKHNLVYWNNQPCIGLGAGASGYVNGVRYSNIRGIAPYIKALLQGNKPIADTERLTGDAEKAETLMLALRKREGISVETYQDRFGEEIEAAFGSILKKWMDLGLLERTATHLRFTPRGLFLANEVFVELM, from the coding sequence ATGGCATCTTCTGTCTACATCCATATTCCATTCTGCGCCACGAAATGCTACTATTGTGCCTTCAATACGTACACTTTCCACAAGGAACAGGCGAAAGCATACCTCGCAGCACTCCGCACAGAAATGGAACTATACGCTCCAGATACCGAACTACTACAAACAATTTTCATCGGCGGCGGCACGCCTTCCATCCTCTCTGCTAACGCCTTGTCGCAACTGCTTACCGACATCCGTCAGCATTTCCAAATAACACCGGATGCCGAAATCACCGTAGAATGCAATCCCGGTACCGTTGACACCGAAAAACTTCGCGTCATGCAAGACAACGGTGTGAACCGACTCAGCTTCGGGCTACAAGCGATGCAAGATGAAACCTTGAAGCAGTTAGGTAGAATCCACACCGTCGCCGAATTCCTTCAGAGTTATCACCTCGCCCGCGAAGGTGGTTTTGAGAACATCAACATCGATCTCATCTTCGCACTCCCTGACCAGACGATGGACGCGTGGCAGCATACTCTAAACGAAGTGATTTCTCTCGACCCCGATCACATCTCAGCCTATAATCTCATCATGGAGGAGACGACCCCGTTCTACGAATGGTGGCAAGTCGGTGAACTCCATCTTCCCTCCGAGGACACCGAAGCGGATATGTTCCAATACACGATTGAGACACTCACAGCGCACGGGTACACGCACTACGAAATCTGTAATTTCGCCAGACCCGACCATTATGCAAAACACAACCTCGTCTATTGGAATAACCAACCGTGCATCGGACTCGGTGCGGGCGCGTCGGGGTACGTCAACGGCGTGCGTTATTCTAATATTCGGGGTATCGCACCTTACATCAAAGCACTCTTGCAAGGCAACAAACCCATCGCCGACACCGAACGCCTAACAGGGGACGCTGAAAAGGCGGAAACGCTCATGCTCGCACTTCGGAAACGCGAAGGCATCTCCGTTGAAACCTATCAAGACCGATTCGGTGAAGAAATAGAAGCTGCATTTGGGAGTATCCTCAAAAAATGGATGGATTTGGGATTGTTGGAACGCACAGCCACACATCTCCGATTTACGCCTCGCGGGCTTTTCCTTGCAAACGAAGTCTTTGTCGAGTTGATGTAA
- a CDS encoding phosphodiester glycosidase family protein, translating to MTQENRPYPTRFIAVCALIVLSILVIGALRALEQPIFRSTAAKSRDSNTLPNSVIRRDEIDRKRWPEGFQLHRYWWIGGAAIYIAEMDRTTENLQFDIELANNQILGRETITNATRRLMKKQILPLAGVNGSFGIREDSYGRGGMTFNLHIQNGELISIPITRDRWGYSPPSPWGETSFGVTPDGEFLLERVQLNGQLHIDDGNGDTLPIDALNQICDTSAPIILYTPRFGHRTLTRRCYEFTLKRLELPITGKYTSRFIVTEVNRRGNSRIPSDGVVIAIESRLARNWTKKITTSTKGTLEIALTPTKWQYVQQGVGGNLRLVRDGRIEPELVRFGETRGRSASAHRNGASRHPRSALGFNDEKLFLIAVDGRQHGYSMGMTLYDMGKFFSELGIKHAINFDGGSSSALWALGGVVNSPAHGYERRIFNIAMIRAKKR from the coding sequence ATGACACAAGAAAACAGACCTTATCCCACTCGGTTTATTGCGGTGTGCGCGCTCATCGTGCTTTCCATTCTTGTAATTGGTGCACTGCGGGCTTTAGAACAACCTATTTTTCGTAGCACTGCTGCCAAGAGTCGCGACAGCAACACACTCCCTAATTCTGTCATACGGCGCGATGAGATTGATCGCAAACGTTGGCCAGAAGGATTTCAACTCCACCGTTACTGGTGGATAGGCGGTGCTGCTATCTATATCGCAGAGATGGATCGCACGACAGAAAACCTCCAATTCGATATAGAACTCGCCAACAACCAGATATTGGGACGTGAAACCATTACAAACGCTACGCGACGACTCATGAAAAAGCAGATACTGCCCCTCGCAGGTGTTAATGGCAGTTTCGGCATCCGAGAGGACTCCTATGGACGCGGCGGTATGACTTTTAATCTGCACATCCAAAACGGTGAACTCATCAGCATACCGATAACACGCGATAGATGGGGGTATTCACCGCCGTCCCCATGGGGCGAAACGAGTTTCGGTGTCACCCCTGATGGCGAGTTCCTTTTGGAGAGAGTACAGCTCAACGGTCAACTCCACATTGACGACGGCAACGGCGATACACTTCCGATTGACGCCCTCAACCAAATCTGTGACACATCGGCTCCGATTATCCTCTATACGCCTCGTTTTGGACACAGGACACTGACACGCCGATGCTACGAGTTCACGCTCAAACGACTCGAACTTCCGATTACCGGAAAATACACAAGCAGGTTTATTGTTACCGAGGTCAACCGACGCGGGAACAGCCGCATCCCGTCTGATGGTGTCGTTATCGCTATAGAATCGCGCTTGGCACGCAATTGGACCAAAAAAATTACAACATCTACAAAAGGGACATTGGAGATCGCGCTTACCCCAACAAAGTGGCAATACGTTCAACAAGGTGTCGGGGGCAATCTACGGCTTGTCCGAGATGGTAGGATTGAACCAGAACTCGTTAGGTTTGGAGAAACCCGAGGCCGCAGCGCATCCGCACATCGTAACGGTGCCTCGCGCCACCCGCGTAGTGCCTTAGGGTTTAACGACGAAAAACTCTTTCTCATTGCCGTTGACGGCAGACAGCACGGGTATAGCATGGGGATGACGCTTTACGATATGGGGAAATTTTTCAGCGAACTCGGCATCAAACACGCCATCAACTTCGACGGTGGCAGCTCCTCGGCGTTATGGGCTTTAGGCGGAGTCGTGAACAGTCCCGCGCACGGCTATGAGCGCCGTATCTTCAACATCGCAATGATTCGTGCGAAAAAGAGATGA